In the genome of Pandoraea oxalativorans, one region contains:
- a CDS encoding ParA family protein, producing MVLKEPTRRRRRIDLAQLVAIADRAEAALAQLRDDLVEPFPRKVAPMVTGSRLAKICKIDRTRVQYLCTRGNTNGEYPVGHVVGNNRSREFSLADAQQFLRLVGTYMRRPEGVPGVAIAVGNFKGGVGKTTTAVGIAQGLTLRGHRVLLVDLDPQASSTTLMGYVPTAEVTEEMTVMPFVYGDKPDLSESIIPSYWNNLDLLLASPSLFGADYFLPSKQSKHPDFEYWSVLEGAMPALRAQYDVIVFDTPPSLAYLATNCFLSADGIVVPLPPETLDYASSVAFFRQFADLFQSLASERDVKKTFGFIKIFLSKVRKDIPSTNIVSAWIQETYPELLGRTELFESNVVKKAMAEFKTLYDLESRTYEGGAALFNRTVDAFDSMVDEIEEQIEDIWTEALQSQVFRLESE from the coding sequence ATGGTCTTGAAGGAACCCACCCGCCGTCGTCGCCGGATCGACCTGGCACAGTTGGTCGCCATTGCCGACCGTGCAGAGGCTGCCCTCGCGCAACTACGAGACGACCTCGTGGAACCATTCCCGCGCAAAGTCGCGCCGATGGTCACCGGTTCCCGCCTTGCCAAGATTTGCAAGATCGATCGTACCCGGGTTCAGTACCTTTGCACGCGCGGCAACACCAACGGCGAATACCCTGTCGGCCATGTGGTGGGAAACAACCGTAGCCGTGAGTTTTCGCTTGCGGACGCCCAGCAGTTCCTTCGCCTCGTCGGTACGTATATGCGACGCCCCGAAGGGGTGCCAGGCGTTGCCATCGCCGTGGGCAATTTCAAGGGCGGCGTGGGCAAAACGACCACGGCGGTGGGCATCGCGCAGGGGCTCACGCTGCGCGGACACCGCGTGCTTCTTGTCGATCTCGATCCGCAGGCGTCGAGTACCACGTTGATGGGTTATGTGCCAACGGCCGAGGTCACCGAAGAGATGACCGTCATGCCATTTGTGTACGGCGATAAGCCGGATTTGAGCGAATCCATCATCCCGTCATATTGGAATAATCTCGACCTCTTGCTGGCCAGTCCCAGCCTGTTCGGGGCGGACTATTTTCTCCCGAGTAAGCAGTCGAAACATCCGGACTTTGAGTACTGGTCAGTGCTCGAGGGGGCCATGCCGGCACTTCGTGCTCAGTACGACGTGATCGTATTTGACACCCCCCCGTCTCTGGCGTATCTAGCGACAAATTGTTTTTTGTCCGCCGACGGGATCGTTGTCCCGCTCCCCCCTGAGACGCTGGATTACGCGTCGAGCGTGGCGTTTTTCCGCCAGTTCGCGGACCTTTTCCAGAGTTTGGCAAGCGAGCGGGACGTCAAAAAGACGTTCGGTTTCATTAAGATTTTTCTCTCCAAGGTGCGAAAAGATATTCCCTCCACCAATATTGTCAGCGCGTGGATTCAGGAGACGTACCCCGAACTCCTCGGGCGCACCGAGCTGTTCGAAAGCAACGTCGTAAAGAAAGCAATGGCTGAGTTCAAGACGCTTTACGACTTGGAGTCCCGTACCTACGAGGGGGGCGCCGCACTGTTCAACCGTACGGTGGATGCGTTTGACAGTATGGTCGATGAAATCGAAGAACAGATCGAAGACATCTGGACTGAGGCTCTACAGAGTCAAGTTTTCCGTCTCGAGTCGGAGTAA
- a CDS encoding CopG family ribbon-helix-helix protein yields MATSLKIDDSLKGRVHQLATQRRRSPHWIMLEAIQQYVEREEARESFKQEALASWAAYQETGRHLTGQEVRTWLNTWGTEHETTVPECRK; encoded by the coding sequence ATGGCAACATCGCTCAAAATCGACGATTCGCTGAAAGGTCGCGTCCACCAGCTCGCTACCCAGCGCCGTCGCTCACCCCACTGGATCATGCTGGAGGCCATCCAGCAGTACGTCGAGCGTGAGGAAGCCCGCGAGAGCTTCAAGCAGGAAGCCTTGGCATCGTGGGCGGCTTATCAGGAAACCGGTCGGCACCTGACAGGCCAAGAGGTTCGCACCTGGTTAAACACCTGGGGCACGGAACATGAAACGACGGTGCCTGAGTGCCGCAAGTAA
- a CDS encoding IS256 family transposase: protein MPRKPKTPPVELPAIPAELLEQFGNGPMTAEAIHAATLALKKALIERALGGELNHHLGYAPGAAKPASVTNQRNGKGAKTVLTEGGPIRIGVPRDRDGSFEPLLIPKHERRFTGFDDKIVAMYARGMTVREIQGFVLEQYGTEVSPEFISSVTDEVMAEVTAWQARPLEPMYPVVFFDALRVKIREDAVVRNKAIYLALGILPDGTRDILGLWIENTEGAKFWMKVFNDLKTRGVGDILIAVTDGLKGMPEALAAVFPATTLQTCIVHLIRNSLDYASWKDRKGLAAAIKPIYTAPSAEAALAELDAFSQGPWGQKFPPVSAAWRNAWDRVIPFFAFPPAVRRVIYTTNAIENINSQLRKIIKTRGHFPTDDAATKLIWLALRNITADWGRAAQDWKTAMNQFAILYEDRFVRPSV, encoded by the coding sequence ATGCCTCGCAAACCGAAGACCCCGCCGGTAGAGCTACCGGCAATTCCCGCTGAATTGCTTGAACAATTCGGTAACGGCCCGATGACGGCCGAAGCCATCCACGCCGCGACGCTTGCGCTCAAGAAGGCGCTCATAGAACGCGCGCTGGGGGGCGAGCTCAATCACCATCTCGGCTACGCGCCTGGCGCGGCCAAACCGGCCAGCGTGACCAATCAGCGCAATGGCAAAGGCGCCAAGACGGTTCTGACTGAAGGCGGCCCGATTCGCATCGGGGTGCCCCGCGACCGTGATGGCAGCTTCGAACCACTGTTGATCCCCAAACACGAACGACGCTTTACAGGCTTCGACGACAAGATAGTCGCCATGTACGCCCGGGGTATGACCGTGCGCGAGATTCAGGGCTTTGTTCTGGAGCAGTACGGCACCGAGGTCTCGCCCGAGTTCATCAGCTCAGTCACTGACGAAGTGATGGCTGAAGTCACGGCGTGGCAGGCTCGGCCACTTGAGCCGATGTATCCGGTCGTGTTCTTCGACGCGCTGCGCGTGAAGATCCGCGAGGATGCCGTCGTGCGTAACAAGGCCATTTATCTCGCGCTGGGCATTCTGCCCGACGGCACGCGCGACATCCTGGGCCTGTGGATCGAGAACACCGAGGGGGCCAAGTTCTGGATGAAAGTGTTCAACGATCTGAAAACGCGCGGCGTGGGCGACATCCTGATTGCTGTGACTGACGGCCTCAAAGGCATGCCCGAGGCGTTAGCCGCGGTGTTTCCAGCGACGACGTTGCAAACGTGCATCGTCCACCTGATCCGCAACAGTTTGGATTACGCGAGCTGGAAGGATCGTAAGGGGCTGGCCGCCGCAATCAAGCCGATCTATACGGCACCAAGCGCCGAGGCGGCTCTGGCCGAATTGGACGCATTTTCCCAAGGGCCGTGGGGCCAGAAATTCCCGCCGGTCAGTGCCGCGTGGCGCAATGCCTGGGATCGTGTCATTCCGTTCTTCGCGTTCCCGCCCGCTGTGCGCCGGGTGATCTACACAACGAACGCTATTGAGAACATCAACTCGCAGCTTCGCAAGATCATCAAGACCCGAGGCCATTTCCCAACCGATGATGCGGCAACAAAGCTGATCTGGCTGGCGCTGCGTAACATCACCGCAGATTGGGGCCGCGCCGCTCAAGATTGGAAGACAGCTATGAACCAATTCGCTATCCTTTACGAGGATCGTTTCGTCCGGCCATCCGTGTAA
- a CDS encoding ParB/RepB/Spo0J family partition protein, with protein sequence MASKFEERMRAKTSGSVQKAQTTVADRRETPVNRPLATMPAQLGAFRLEAQEYQRKIAALEAELEQATRDGNSGIDIPLNKLHEVPGRRRYMSAQDYRDLRENLRVNELNQPIVVDIRADGEFELVSGHHRSDAYRELERPTIRGVLRKNTIENPTVAAFYANLFQAPLTDFEKYLGFTELQNQFPGITQAQIAERSGKPESTISYLMAFRDLPVPVLEMLRASPTLLGSDAATTFAKLTRAGKGERVVAAIEQLARGEVDQKRAVALAEAGSSPQPAARPIAEIVKIKAGRSNYCQIRRTAKVVRLDFQSEAEAQAVMKVVQEVLERRTQTSSFGAEGTGHAEAEK encoded by the coding sequence ATGGCAAGCAAATTTGAAGAGCGCATGCGCGCGAAAACGAGCGGCTCGGTGCAAAAGGCACAAACCACCGTGGCCGATCGCCGCGAGACGCCCGTGAACCGACCGCTTGCAACAATGCCGGCGCAATTGGGCGCGTTCCGGCTCGAAGCGCAGGAGTACCAACGCAAAATTGCCGCGCTGGAGGCGGAACTCGAACAGGCCACGCGGGATGGCAACAGCGGAATAGATATCCCCTTAAACAAGCTTCATGAGGTCCCCGGCCGCCGTCGGTACATGAGTGCGCAGGATTATCGGGATTTACGTGAAAACCTGCGTGTCAACGAGCTAAACCAGCCGATCGTGGTCGATATTCGTGCGGACGGCGAGTTTGAGCTCGTGTCCGGCCATCACCGCTCCGATGCTTATCGAGAACTGGAGCGCCCCACGATTCGTGGGGTACTGCGCAAGAACACCATCGAAAATCCCACGGTCGCGGCGTTTTATGCGAACTTGTTTCAGGCCCCGCTCACCGACTTTGAAAAATATTTGGGCTTTACCGAACTCCAAAACCAATTTCCTGGGATTACGCAGGCGCAGATTGCTGAACGTTCGGGCAAGCCCGAATCGACCATTTCCTATCTCATGGCGTTTCGCGATCTCCCCGTCCCCGTGCTGGAGATGCTTCGCGCATCGCCCACGCTGCTCGGCAGCGACGCGGCCACCACCTTTGCCAAGCTTACGCGAGCCGGCAAGGGCGAGAGGGTCGTCGCGGCGATCGAGCAACTTGCTAGGGGGGAGGTCGATCAGAAGCGGGCTGTCGCGTTGGCGGAAGCTGGCTCATCCCCGCAGCCGGCCGCGCGTCCCATCGCCGAGATCGTGAAGATCAAGGCCGGACGTAGCAACTATTGCCAAATCCGGAGAACCGCCAAAGTCGTGCGACTGGACTTTCAATCGGAGGCCGAGGCTCAGGCAGTGATGAAGGTCGTCCAAGAAGTTTTAGAGCGACGGACCCAAACGTCCAGCTTCGGCGCCGAAGGCACCGGTCACGCTGAAGCGGAAAAATAA
- a CDS encoding type II toxin-antitoxin system RelE/ParE family toxin — MPQVIVTEGAAQGLERCRRFLAVKAPDAAKRAGQAIERQFLLLETAPDIGRPFPEMPELRELVIAFGDSGYVAAYRHEAAADAVYILAFRHQKDAGY; from the coding sequence GTGCCGCAAGTAATCGTCACCGAGGGTGCGGCGCAGGGCTTGGAGCGATGTCGCCGCTTCCTTGCCGTTAAGGCCCCAGATGCTGCCAAGCGCGCAGGTCAGGCCATCGAGCGGCAATTCCTGCTGCTGGAAACAGCTCCTGACATTGGTCGTCCATTCCCCGAAATGCCGGAGCTGCGCGAACTTGTGATTGCCTTCGGCGATTCCGGCTATGTCGCCGCGTACCGCCACGAAGCGGCTGCCGATGCGGTCTACATCCTAGCATTCCGACACCAGAAAGATGCGGGTTACTGA
- a CDS encoding ATP-binding protein, protein MDPVRNPFSPGAGSQPPELAGRKTIIEDARIAIERVLLDKPGRSQMFLGLRGVGKTVLLNAVEKLATERGHITSMIEAPENKSLGEQLLPRMHQVLRKLSVVANGKAKAHEALRALRSFASAFKLQYGDLSIAVEPEAGVADSGALENDLPELFVRIGAAAKAVGKAWTLLIDEVQYLNERDLAALIVSLHKTNQAGLPVLFFGAGLPQVAALSGEAKSYAERLFLYPEVGALPERDAKDAIRQPVNDEGADIDEDALSEIFLKTKGYPYFLQEWGHQSWNLAGGERITIDDARQAETTTLKRLDEGFFKVRFDRLTPKEREYVIAMAQLGEGPYRSSDVADALGETPQSLGPRRAQIISKGMIYSPSHGDIAFTVPMFNEYLMRNLSSLD, encoded by the coding sequence ATGGATCCTGTTCGAAACCCTTTCTCGCCGGGGGCCGGCAGTCAGCCCCCCGAACTCGCTGGCCGGAAAACCATCATCGAGGACGCGCGCATCGCCATCGAACGCGTGCTGCTGGATAAGCCAGGCCGTTCGCAAATGTTTTTGGGCTTGCGGGGTGTGGGCAAAACCGTGCTGCTCAATGCGGTCGAGAAACTTGCGACAGAGCGGGGCCATATCACGTCTATGATTGAGGCACCGGAGAATAAATCGCTGGGTGAACAATTGTTACCCCGCATGCATCAGGTATTGCGCAAGTTGTCGGTCGTCGCCAACGGGAAGGCGAAAGCGCACGAGGCGCTGCGGGCGCTGCGATCCTTTGCCTCCGCCTTCAAGCTCCAATACGGAGATCTTTCCATAGCGGTCGAACCTGAGGCGGGGGTAGCCGACAGCGGAGCACTCGAAAATGACCTCCCCGAGCTGTTCGTGCGGATCGGCGCGGCGGCGAAAGCGGTGGGTAAAGCGTGGACCCTGCTCATTGACGAAGTCCAATACCTTAACGAGCGGGATCTTGCGGCCCTCATTGTTTCATTGCACAAAACCAACCAAGCGGGGCTGCCCGTGTTGTTCTTCGGCGCCGGCTTGCCTCAAGTCGCGGCGTTATCGGGGGAAGCCAAATCGTACGCGGAACGGCTGTTTCTGTACCCGGAAGTGGGCGCTTTACCCGAGCGCGATGCGAAGGATGCGATCCGGCAGCCCGTGAACGACGAGGGGGCCGACATTGACGAGGATGCGCTGAGTGAAATCTTCCTCAAAACTAAAGGCTACCCGTATTTTCTGCAGGAGTGGGGCCACCAGTCTTGGAATCTTGCGGGGGGCGAGCGCATTACCATCGACGACGCGAGGCAGGCCGAGACGACGACGCTCAAGCGCCTGGACGAAGGTTTTTTTAAGGTCCGGTTTGATCGGCTAACCCCGAAAGAGCGCGAGTATGTGATCGCTATGGCGCAATTGGGTGAGGGCCCTTACCGTTCCTCCGATGTGGCAGACGCGCTTGGTGAAACCCCGCAGAGCCTTGGACCACGCCGTGCACAGATCATCAGCAAAGGCATGATCTACAGTCCATCACATGGCGACATCGCATTTACAGTGCCGATGTTCAATGAATATTTGATGCGTAACCTGTCCAGTCTCGACTAG
- a CDS encoding IS110 family transposase, which yields MKEEPAISGYRNVVGGVDTHKDVHVAAVVDEHDRLLGSECFPTTRHGYKQMLLWMRSFGELARVGVECTGSYGAGLLRYLQLAHVTVLEVTAPDRSDRRKRGKDDTLDACNAAHAAFAGVRTVTPKTRDGMIESLRVLKVCRKTAISARRVALQLIHSTIISAPDELRESLRKMTRMQLIRTLAAWRPDLSDYRSLISANRIALKSLGRRYLELHDEIADLDVMIAALVDELAPDLVSRYSIGYESASQLLLTAGDNSDRLQSEASFAALCGVSPVPASSGKVTRHRLNRGGDRAANSALHIIAIGRLRTDDRTKAYVAKRVSEGHSKLEAIRCLKRYIAREVFYAIRQRYRQIAQTQFTS from the coding sequence ATGAAAGAAGAACCGGCTATTTCTGGATATCGCAACGTTGTGGGCGGCGTGGATACCCATAAGGACGTGCATGTTGCAGCTGTCGTTGACGAACACGATCGTCTGCTCGGCAGTGAATGCTTCCCTACCACGCGGCATGGCTACAAACAGATGCTGCTCTGGATGCGCTCATTCGGAGAGCTTGCCCGGGTTGGCGTCGAATGCACCGGCTCCTACGGAGCGGGCTTGCTTCGCTACCTTCAACTGGCCCACGTAACGGTGCTTGAGGTCACGGCACCCGACAGGAGCGACCGGCGCAAACGCGGCAAGGACGACACGCTGGACGCTTGCAACGCGGCGCATGCTGCCTTTGCTGGTGTGCGTACAGTCACGCCCAAGACACGCGACGGCATGATTGAATCGCTGCGCGTTCTGAAAGTCTGCCGGAAGACCGCCATCTCCGCGAGGCGCGTTGCATTGCAACTAATTCACAGTACCATCATCAGCGCGCCTGACGAGTTACGCGAATCGCTGCGCAAGATGACACGGATGCAGCTTATTCGAACATTGGCCGCGTGGCGTCCCGATCTGTCTGACTATCGGAGCCTGATCTCTGCCAACCGGATTGCATTAAAATCACTGGGGCGTCGGTATCTCGAGTTGCACGACGAGATCGCCGACCTCGATGTCATGATCGCGGCTCTGGTCGATGAACTCGCCCCCGATCTGGTCTCCCGGTATTCAATTGGCTATGAGTCCGCTTCGCAACTGCTACTGACCGCTGGCGACAACAGCGACCGGCTTCAGTCAGAGGCCAGCTTCGCCGCCCTCTGTGGAGTGAGTCCCGTCCCGGCGTCTTCTGGCAAGGTGACACGACATCGACTGAATCGCGGTGGAGATCGCGCGGCCAACAGCGCCCTGCACATTATCGCCATCGGTCGATTGCGAACCGACGATCGCACAAAAGCCTATGTCGCCAAACGCGTCAGCGAGGGCCACTCAAAGCTTGAAGCGATTCGATGCCTCAAGCGCTATATCGCACGAGAGGTCTTCTACGCCATCCGGCAACGTTACCGCCAGATCGCGCAGACCCAATTTACCTCTTGA